One stretch of Juglans microcarpa x Juglans regia isolate MS1-56 chromosome 3D, Jm3101_v1.0, whole genome shotgun sequence DNA includes these proteins:
- the LOC121254952 gene encoding polyadenylate-binding protein 8-like isoform X1, with the protein MAQVQAQPQNAIPGANGAGGANQFVTTSLYVGDLDANVTDSQLYDLFNQLGQVVSVRVCRDLTTRRSLGYGYVNYSNSQDAARALDVLNFTPFNGRPIRIMYSHRDPSIRKSGAGNIFIKNLDKAIDHKALQDTFSAFGNILSCKVATDSYGQSKGYGFVQFDTEESAQKAIEQLNGMLLNDKQVFVGPFLRKQERESAIDKMKFNNVFVKNLSESTTEEDLNNIFGEFGIITSVIVMRDMDGKSKCFGFVNFENADDAAKAVEALNGKKVDDKEWYVGKAQKKSERENELKLRFEQSMKEAADKYQGANLYVKNLDDSIGDDKFKELFSQFGTITSCKVMRDPNGISRGSGFVAFSTPEEASRAMSEMNGKMLVSKPLYVALAQRKEDRRARLQAQFSQMRPVAMPPSVAPRLPMYPPGAPGLGQQIFYGQGPPAIIPSQPGFGYQQQLVPGMRPGAAPMPNFFMPMVQQGQQGQRPGGRRAGAVQQTQQPVPLMQQQMLPRGRVYRYPPGRALPDVPMPGVAGGMFSVPYDMGGMPLRDASLSQPIPIGALASALANATPEQQRTMLGENLYPLVEQLEPENAAKVTGMLLEMDQTEVLHLLESPEALKAKVAEAMDVLRNVQQQQAGNAADQLGSLSLNDSLVS; encoded by the exons ATGGCACAGGTACAAGCTCAGCCTCAGAATGCGATTCCGGGTGCCAACGGTGCGGGTGGGGCCAACCAGTTCGTGACGACGTCACTTTATGTTGGAGATCTTGACGCTAACGTGACCGATTCGCAGCTCTATGATCTGTTTAACCAGCTGGGCCAGGTGGTTTCGGTTAGGGTTTGCAGGGACTTGACCACCCGCCGATCTCTCGGTTACGGCTACGTCAATTATAGCAACTCTCAAGACG CTGCAAGGGCATTGGATGTACTGAACTTCACCCCTTTCAATGGAAGGCCCATTAGGATTATGTATTCTCACCGCGACCCTAGCATTCGCAAAAGCGGGGCTGGAAACATATTTATTAAG AATTTGGATAAGGCGATTGACCACAAAGCATTACAAGATACATTTTCCGCATTTGGGAATATTCTTTCTTGCAAGGTAGCTACAGACTCCTATGGCCAGTCAAAAGGCTATGGGTTTGTTCAATTCGATACTGAGGAGTCTGCCCAAAAAGCTATAGAGCAATTGAATGGTATGCTGTTGAATGATAAGCAAGTTTTTGTTGGACCCTTCCTTCGCAAGCAGGAAAGAGAAAGTGCCATTGACAAGATGAAATTCAACAATGTCTTTGTTAAAAATCTCTCTGAATCGACAACTGAAGAAGatttgaacaatatttttgGAGAATTTGGAATTATCACCAGTGTTATCGTGATGAGGGATATGGATGGAAAGTCAAAGTGCTTTGGTTTTGTCAACTTTGAGAATGCAGATGATGCTGCTAAGGCTGTTGAGGCTCTTAATGGGAAGAAAGTGGATGATAAGGAGTGGTATGTTGGGAAAGCCCAGAAGAAGTCTGAACGGGAAAATGAATTGAAGCTTCGATTTGAACAGAGTATGAAAGAAGCAGCAGATAAATATCAAGGGGCAAATTTGTATGTTAAAAATTTGGATGATAGCATAGGTGATGATAAATTCAAGGAGCTTTTCTCTCAGTTTGGTACCATTACCTCATGCAAG GTTATGCGAGACCCTAACGGAATAAGTAGGGGATCAGGGTTTGTTGCATTCTCTACTCCTGAAGAGGCATCTAGAGCT ATGTCGGAGATGAACGGCAAAATGCTTGTGAGCAAACCTCTATATGTTGCACTTGCACAGCGAAAAGAAGATAGAAGAGCTAGGTTGCAG gctcaattttctcaaatgcGGCCAGTTGCAATGCCACCGTCAGTTGCCCCTCGTTTGCCAATGTACCCCCCTGGTGCTCCAGGTCTTGGACAACAAATATTCTATGGCCAAGGTCCACCTGCTATCATTCCTTCCCAG CCTGGATTCGGATATCAGCAGCAACTTGTTCCTGGTATGAGGCCTGGTGCGGCTCCGATGCCCAATTTCTTCATGCCAATGGTTCAGCAGGGACAGCAAGGGCAGCGTCCTGGTGGCAGGCGTGCAGGGGCTGTGCAGCAAACCCAGCAGCCAGTTCCACTAATGCAGCAGCAG ATGCTTCCAAGGGGCCGTGTCTACCGTTACCCCCCTGGGCGTGCCCTGCCCGATGTTCCCATGCCTGGTGTTGCTGGAGGCATGTTTTCTGTTCCATATGACATGGGTGGTATGCCGCTGCGTGATGCATCTTTGTCCCAGCCAATTCCTATAGGGGCTTTGGCTAGTGCCCTTGCAAATGCTACTCCAGAGCAGCAGAGAACA ATGCTGGGTGAGAACCTCTACCCACTTGTGGAACAGCTGGAGCCTGAAAATGCGGCTAAGGTTACAGGCATGCTTCTGGAGATGGATCAGACTGAGGTGTTGCACTTGCTCGAATCACCAGAAGCTCTGAAAGCAAAGGTGGCTGAGGCTATGGATGTTCTGAGGAATGTTCAGCAGCAGCAAGCTGGCAATGCAGCCGATCAACTGGGCTCATTGTCTCTGAATGACAGCCTCGTTTCCTGA
- the LOC121254952 gene encoding polyadenylate-binding protein 8-like isoform X2 gives MAQVQAQPQNAIPGANGAGGANQFVTTSLYVGDLDANVTDSQLYDLFNQLGQVVSVRVCRDLTTRRSLGYGYVNYSNSQDAARALDVLNFTPFNGRPIRIMYSHRDPSIRKSGAGNIFIKNLDKAIDHKALQDTFSAFGNILSCKVATDSYGQSKGYGFVQFDTEESAQKAIEQLNGMLLNDKQVFVGPFLRKQERESAIDKMKFNNVFVKNLSESTTEEDLNNIFGEFGIITSVIVMRDMDGKSKCFGFVNFENADDAAKAVEALNGKKVDDKEWYVGKAQKKSERENELKLRFEQSMKEAADKYQGANLYVKNLDDSIGDDKFKELFSQFGTITSCKVMRDPNGISRGSGFVAFSTPEEASRAAQFSQMRPVAMPPSVAPRLPMYPPGAPGLGQQIFYGQGPPAIIPSQPGFGYQQQLVPGMRPGAAPMPNFFMPMVQQGQQGQRPGGRRAGAVQQTQQPVPLMQQQMLPRGRVYRYPPGRALPDVPMPGVAGGMFSVPYDMGGMPLRDASLSQPIPIGALASALANATPEQQRTMLGENLYPLVEQLEPENAAKVTGMLLEMDQTEVLHLLESPEALKAKVAEAMDVLRNVQQQQAGNAADQLGSLSLNDSLVS, from the exons ATGGCACAGGTACAAGCTCAGCCTCAGAATGCGATTCCGGGTGCCAACGGTGCGGGTGGGGCCAACCAGTTCGTGACGACGTCACTTTATGTTGGAGATCTTGACGCTAACGTGACCGATTCGCAGCTCTATGATCTGTTTAACCAGCTGGGCCAGGTGGTTTCGGTTAGGGTTTGCAGGGACTTGACCACCCGCCGATCTCTCGGTTACGGCTACGTCAATTATAGCAACTCTCAAGACG CTGCAAGGGCATTGGATGTACTGAACTTCACCCCTTTCAATGGAAGGCCCATTAGGATTATGTATTCTCACCGCGACCCTAGCATTCGCAAAAGCGGGGCTGGAAACATATTTATTAAG AATTTGGATAAGGCGATTGACCACAAAGCATTACAAGATACATTTTCCGCATTTGGGAATATTCTTTCTTGCAAGGTAGCTACAGACTCCTATGGCCAGTCAAAAGGCTATGGGTTTGTTCAATTCGATACTGAGGAGTCTGCCCAAAAAGCTATAGAGCAATTGAATGGTATGCTGTTGAATGATAAGCAAGTTTTTGTTGGACCCTTCCTTCGCAAGCAGGAAAGAGAAAGTGCCATTGACAAGATGAAATTCAACAATGTCTTTGTTAAAAATCTCTCTGAATCGACAACTGAAGAAGatttgaacaatatttttgGAGAATTTGGAATTATCACCAGTGTTATCGTGATGAGGGATATGGATGGAAAGTCAAAGTGCTTTGGTTTTGTCAACTTTGAGAATGCAGATGATGCTGCTAAGGCTGTTGAGGCTCTTAATGGGAAGAAAGTGGATGATAAGGAGTGGTATGTTGGGAAAGCCCAGAAGAAGTCTGAACGGGAAAATGAATTGAAGCTTCGATTTGAACAGAGTATGAAAGAAGCAGCAGATAAATATCAAGGGGCAAATTTGTATGTTAAAAATTTGGATGATAGCATAGGTGATGATAAATTCAAGGAGCTTTTCTCTCAGTTTGGTACCATTACCTCATGCAAG GTTATGCGAGACCCTAACGGAATAAGTAGGGGATCAGGGTTTGTTGCATTCTCTACTCCTGAAGAGGCATCTAGAGCT gctcaattttctcaaatgcGGCCAGTTGCAATGCCACCGTCAGTTGCCCCTCGTTTGCCAATGTACCCCCCTGGTGCTCCAGGTCTTGGACAACAAATATTCTATGGCCAAGGTCCACCTGCTATCATTCCTTCCCAG CCTGGATTCGGATATCAGCAGCAACTTGTTCCTGGTATGAGGCCTGGTGCGGCTCCGATGCCCAATTTCTTCATGCCAATGGTTCAGCAGGGACAGCAAGGGCAGCGTCCTGGTGGCAGGCGTGCAGGGGCTGTGCAGCAAACCCAGCAGCCAGTTCCACTAATGCAGCAGCAG ATGCTTCCAAGGGGCCGTGTCTACCGTTACCCCCCTGGGCGTGCCCTGCCCGATGTTCCCATGCCTGGTGTTGCTGGAGGCATGTTTTCTGTTCCATATGACATGGGTGGTATGCCGCTGCGTGATGCATCTTTGTCCCAGCCAATTCCTATAGGGGCTTTGGCTAGTGCCCTTGCAAATGCTACTCCAGAGCAGCAGAGAACA ATGCTGGGTGAGAACCTCTACCCACTTGTGGAACAGCTGGAGCCTGAAAATGCGGCTAAGGTTACAGGCATGCTTCTGGAGATGGATCAGACTGAGGTGTTGCACTTGCTCGAATCACCAGAAGCTCTGAAAGCAAAGGTGGCTGAGGCTATGGATGTTCTGAGGAATGTTCAGCAGCAGCAAGCTGGCAATGCAGCCGATCAACTGGGCTCATTGTCTCTGAATGACAGCCTCGTTTCCTGA
- the LOC121254136 gene encoding CBS domain-containing protein CBSX1, chloroplastic-like: protein STLLLPSLPPRSPLPLPTSLSRRFSFQLYRRPSALQGPAVGFTNSVPPGSETYTVGDFMTRKENLHVVKPTTSVDEALEALVEKRITGFPVIDDDWKLVGVVSDYDLLALDSISGGSQSDTSVFPDVNSSWKTFNEIHNLLNKTNGKVVGDLMTPAPLVVHESTNLEDAARLLLETKYRRLPVVDGDGKLVGIITRGNVVRAALQIKHAGEKSA from the exons TCTACTTTGCTCTTACCCTCGCTGCCCCCCAGATCACCTTTGCCTCTCCCTACTTCTCTCTCCAGACGATTCTCTTTTCAACTTTACCGCCGCCCTTCCGCACTCCAAGGGCCCGCCGTCGGCTTCACCAACTCCGTGCCG CCTGGAAGTGAAACATACACAGTAGGTGATTTTATGACAAGGAAGGAGAATTTACATGTTGTGAAACCAACAACAAGTGTTGATGAAG CGTTGGAGGCTCTCGTGGAGAAGAGAATAACTGGCTTTCCAGTGATTGATGATGACTGGAAATTG GTTGGTGTAGTTTCAGACTATGACTTGTTAGCACTCGATTCAATATCAG GTGGCAGTCAAAGTGACACAAGTGTGTTTCCTGATGTCAATAGTTCATGGAAA ACATTCAATGAGATACATAACCTGCTAAATAAAACTAATGGCAAGGTTGTCGGCGACTTGATGACACCTGCTCCACTTGTTGTTCACGAATCCACCAATCTGGAAGATGCTGCTAG GTTGTTGCTTGAAACAAAATACCGTCGATTGCCTGTGGTAGATGGTGATGGTAAGCTG GTTGGAATAATAACCAGGGGAAATGTTGTTAGAGCTGCTCTTCAAATAAAACATGCTGGCGAAAAGTCGGCTTAG